A genomic region of Devosia ginsengisoli contains the following coding sequences:
- a CDS encoding GFA family protein → MPESKTYHGQCHCGAVQYDVVTDLGSMGDCNCSRCRRLGWVLQSAPASQFTLTSGADNLTTYRFNTENIEHQFCKTCGVESFARGRDGKGTETVMVNVNCLEPPVAVDRSTIKHWDGANW, encoded by the coding sequence ATGCCCGAAAGCAAGACCTATCACGGCCAATGCCATTGCGGCGCCGTGCAATATGACGTCGTCACCGATCTCGGTTCGATGGGCGACTGCAACTGTTCGCGCTGCCGCCGGCTGGGCTGGGTGCTGCAATCGGCCCCGGCCAGCCAGTTCACCCTGACCAGCGGGGCAGATAACCTCACCACCTATCGGTTCAATACCGAAAATATCGAGCATCAGTTCTGCAAGACCTGCGGCGTCGAGAGCTTTGCGCGCGGCCGCGACGGAAAGGGCACCGAGACGGTGATGGTCAATGTGAACTGCCTCGAGCCGCCCGTGGCGGTGGACCGCAGCACCATCAAGCACTGGGATGGGGCAAACTGGTGA
- a CDS encoding complex I NDUFA9 subunit family protein: MDRIEPRLVTIFGGSGFVGTQIVQLLAKNGHRIRVAVRRPDLAGPVKMFGSVGQVQPIQANIRNAASVQRAVANADIVINLVGVGFSRGAQTFDAVHVAGAGHVAEAARAAGVSTLVHMSALGVDRAAEVSAYAASKLAGEAAVLKAFPNAIIMRPSILFGQGDGFFNLMGALSRLFPVLPLISGDTSFQPAYVGDVAEAFAHAAEGGVKTGRIYELGGPQVETHRELLARIQREAGRNRPVLPLPSGLAKLMALPFAILPFPPLLTSDQVDLLGVDNVVSDAASKDKRTFAAFGIKPTAMDTILPTYMYRYRRHGQFDRDNAPAPIL, translated from the coding sequence ATGGACAGAATTGAACCCAGACTCGTCACCATTTTTGGCGGTTCGGGCTTTGTCGGTACCCAGATCGTGCAATTGCTGGCCAAAAACGGCCATCGCATTCGCGTCGCCGTGCGCCGGCCCGATCTGGCCGGTCCCGTCAAGATGTTCGGCAGCGTCGGGCAGGTCCAGCCCATCCAGGCCAATATCCGCAATGCGGCCTCCGTGCAGCGCGCAGTGGCCAATGCCGATATCGTCATCAACCTGGTGGGCGTCGGTTTTTCGCGCGGCGCGCAGACATTCGATGCGGTGCATGTTGCCGGCGCCGGCCATGTGGCCGAGGCCGCCAGGGCTGCCGGCGTTTCCACCCTCGTGCATATGTCGGCCCTGGGCGTCGACCGTGCAGCCGAGGTCAGCGCCTATGCCGCCAGCAAGCTGGCCGGCGAAGCCGCCGTGCTCAAGGCCTTCCCCAATGCCATCATCATGCGGCCCTCGATCCTGTTCGGGCAGGGCGATGGCTTCTTCAATCTCATGGGGGCGCTGTCGCGCCTCTTCCCGGTGCTGCCGCTAATCTCCGGCGACACCAGCTTCCAGCCCGCCTATGTCGGCGATGTCGCCGAAGCCTTCGCCCATGCCGCCGAAGGGGGCGTCAAAACCGGCCGCATCTATGAACTGGGCGGGCCGCAGGTCGAGACGCATCGCGAATTGCTGGCCCGCATCCAGCGCGAGGCCGGTCGCAACCGCCCCGTGCTGCCGCTGCCATCGGGGCTCGCCAAGCTCATGGCGCTGCCCTTTGCCATCCTGCCCTTCCCGCCGCTGCTGACATCGGATCAGGTGGACCTGCTCGGCGTCGACAATGTCGTTTCCGACGCGGCCAGCAAGGACAAGCGGACCTTTGCCGCTTTCGGCATCAAGCCGACCGCGATGGATACCATCCTGCCGACCTATATGTATCGCTACCGCAGGCACGGCCAGTTCGACCGCGACAACGCGCCGGCGCCGATTCTCTGA